A window of Choloepus didactylus isolate mChoDid1 chromosome 23, mChoDid1.pri, whole genome shotgun sequence contains these coding sequences:
- the P2RX4 gene encoding P2X purinoceptor 4 isoform X2 has product MAGCCRPLAAFLFEYNTPRIVLIRSRKVGLMSRAVQLLILAYVIGWVFVWKKGYQEIDSVVSSVTTKAKGIAATNSSYIGFRIWDAADYVIPVQEENSLFIMTNMIITKNQSQGICPEVPDETTVCESDANCTSGSVSTHSSGVATGKCVWYNKTVKTCQVAAWCPVEHDLNVPKPAVLGAAENFTILVKNNILYPKFNFSKRNILATINSTYLKSCIHDVKTDPLCPIFRVGKIVASAGHSFADMAVAAGKFGIIPTLINIGSGLALLGVGTVLCDIIVLHCLKKRYYYQEKKYKYVEDYEKGLHGETDQ; this is encoded by the exons ATGGCGGGTTGCTGCCGGCCGCTGGCGGCCTTCCTGTTCGAGTACAACACGCCGCGCATCGTGCTCATCCGCAGCCGGAAAGTGGGGCTCATGAGCCGCGCGGTGCAGCTGCTCATCCTGGCCTACGTCATCGG ATGGGTGTTTGTGTGGAAAAAGGGCTACCAAGAAATAGACTCGGTGGTCAGCTCAGTTACAACCAAGGCCAAGGGCATAGCTGCGACCAACTCTTCCTACATTGGATTCCGGATCTGGGATGCGGCAGATTATGTGATTCCAGTTCAG GAGGAGAACTCCCTCTTTATCATGACCAACATGATTATCACCAAGAACCAAAGCCAGGGCATCTGTCCAGAG GTTCCAGATGAAACCACTGTGTGTGAGTCAGATGCCAACTGTACCTCTGGCTCCGTCAGCACCCACAGCAGTG GAGTGGCCACTGGAAAATGTGTGTGGTACAACAAGACCGTGAAGACGTGCCAGGTGGCCGCATGGTGCCCAGTGGAGCACGACCTGAATGTGCCGAA ACCCGCCGTTTTAGGGGCCGCAGAAAACTTCaccattttggtcaagaacaaCATCCTATATCCCAAATTTAACTTCAGCAA GAGGAATATCCTCGCCACCATCAACTCCACCTACCTCAAATCCTGCATTCACGACGTGAAAACGGATCCCCTGTGCCCCATATTCCGCGTGGGCAAGATTGTGGCGAGCGCCGGCCACAGCTTCGCGGACATGGCCGTGGCG gCTGGGAAATTTGGCATCATCCCCACCCTGATCAACATTGGCTCGGGCTTGGCGCTCCTAGGGGTG GGGACAGTGCTGTGTGACATCATAGTCCTCCACTGCCTGAAGAAAAGATACTACTATCaggag
- the P2RX4 gene encoding P2X purinoceptor 4 isoform X1, translated as MAGCCRPLAAFLFEYNTPRIVLIRSRKVGLMSRAVQLLILAYVIGWVFVWKKGYQEIDSVVSSVTTKAKGIAATNSSYIGFRIWDAADYVIPVQEENSLFIMTNMIITKNQSQGICPEVPDETTVCESDANCTSGSVSTHSSGVATGKCVWYNKTVKTCQVAAWCPVEHDLNVPKPAVLGAAENFTILVKNNILYPKFNFSKRNILATINSTYLKSCIHDVKTDPLCPIFRVGKIVASAGHSFADMAVAGGVMGIQVNWDCNLDRAAAHCRPKYSFRRLDTPDADHNVSPGYNFRFAKYYNDLSGSEYRTLIKAYGIRFDIIVFGKAGKFGIIPTLINIGSGLALLGVGTVLCDIIVLHCLKKRYYYQEKKYKYVEDYEKGLHGETDQ; from the exons ATGGCGGGTTGCTGCCGGCCGCTGGCGGCCTTCCTGTTCGAGTACAACACGCCGCGCATCGTGCTCATCCGCAGCCGGAAAGTGGGGCTCATGAGCCGCGCGGTGCAGCTGCTCATCCTGGCCTACGTCATCGG ATGGGTGTTTGTGTGGAAAAAGGGCTACCAAGAAATAGACTCGGTGGTCAGCTCAGTTACAACCAAGGCCAAGGGCATAGCTGCGACCAACTCTTCCTACATTGGATTCCGGATCTGGGATGCGGCAGATTATGTGATTCCAGTTCAG GAGGAGAACTCCCTCTTTATCATGACCAACATGATTATCACCAAGAACCAAAGCCAGGGCATCTGTCCAGAG GTTCCAGATGAAACCACTGTGTGTGAGTCAGATGCCAACTGTACCTCTGGCTCCGTCAGCACCCACAGCAGTG GAGTGGCCACTGGAAAATGTGTGTGGTACAACAAGACCGTGAAGACGTGCCAGGTGGCCGCATGGTGCCCAGTGGAGCACGACCTGAATGTGCCGAA ACCCGCCGTTTTAGGGGCCGCAGAAAACTTCaccattttggtcaagaacaaCATCCTATATCCCAAATTTAACTTCAGCAA GAGGAATATCCTCGCCACCATCAACTCCACCTACCTCAAATCCTGCATTCACGACGTGAAAACGGATCCCCTGTGCCCCATATTCCGCGTGGGCAAGATTGTGGCGAGCGCCGGCCACAGCTTCGCGGACATGGCCGTGGCG GGCGGCGTCATGGGCATCCAGGTCAACTGGGACTGCAACCTGGACAGAGCCGCCGCCCACTGCCGGCCCAAGTACTCCTTCCGCCGCCTCGACACCCCCGACGCGGACCACAACGTGTCTCCCGGCTACAACTTCCG GTTCGCCAAGTACTATAACGACCTCTCTGGTTCTGAATACCGGACCCTCATCAAGGCATACGGCATCCGGTTCGACATCATCGTGTTTGGAAAG gCTGGGAAATTTGGCATCATCCCCACCCTGATCAACATTGGCTCGGGCTTGGCGCTCCTAGGGGTG GGGACAGTGCTGTGTGACATCATAGTCCTCCACTGCCTGAAGAAAAGATACTACTATCaggag